One genomic segment of Impatiens glandulifera chromosome 6, dImpGla2.1, whole genome shotgun sequence includes these proteins:
- the LOC124942152 gene encoding protein argonaute MEL1-like, which produces MNTLIDSYMEKYLGNRLPAYDGSKSIYSLGPLPFQSRDFPVKLLKKDGITRKERQFEVAIKFASKVDLYQLQAFLHRKQGNLPHETLQTLEIVLRATPSVMYTAVRRSFFSPRLGAKGKMDGGLEYWQGFYQSLRPTQMGLSLNIDISARAFFDPILVTEFIQQYLHIGDLSKPLSDQDCKKILKVLKGVTVKTTHLNNVMSKKIVRLSQQPIGELMFTCDDGVQKKYVVQYYLERYCITLRYPSLPAMQYGSDSKPIYLPLELCKIVEGQRYTKKLNERQVTSLLMATCQRPVHREQNIRQMVRQNDYNNDKFVNEFGLHIQPEPTVVEARLLPPPMLKYNGSQEAPSVGQWNMLNKRMYNGAKIDFWTCVNFSKINQNQVGQFCWDLVQMCISKGLSFNTEPLIPIHSANSNHIERALTSIHSRCNEQLTEKKANGKHLQLLLVILPEISGSYGIIKKVCETELGIVSQCCQPRQVLKRTLPYLENLTLKINVKAGGRNTVLASALARKLDFVSDMPTIIFGADVTHPAPGEDSSCSIAAVVASMDWPEVTTYKGLVSAQRHREEIISDLYKEVDDPIRGRVKSGMIRELLISFRQSTGHKPFRIIFYRDGVSDGQFSHVLLYEVDAIRKACLSLGENYLPRITFVVVQKRHHTRLFPMTHGDRHSTDRSGNILPGTVVDTKICHVREFDFFLCSHSGIQGTSRPTHYHVLFDENNFSADALQGLTNSLCYTYARCTRSVSIVPPAYYAHLAASRARYYVEGGVEGDGDGADAESTSVRVNTREGDAVVRPLPNVMDNVKQFMFYC; this is translated from the exons ATGAATACTTTGATCGACTCTTACATGGAGAAGTATCTGGGAAATCGGTTGCCTGCATATGATGGCAGCAAAAGCATTTACAGTTTGGGGCCACTTCCCTTTCAGTCCCGGGACTTCCCAGTGAAACTGCTTAAAAAGGATGGAATTACAAG GAAGGAGCGTCAGTTCGAAGTGGCAATTAAGTTCGCTTCTAAAGTTGATCTGTATCAACTTCAAGCGTTCTTACATAGGAAGCAAGGGAATCTTCCTCACGAGACACTGCAAACTCTTGAGATAGTCCTCCGAGCGACTCCTTCGGTTAT GTATACCGCTGTTAGAAGGTCATTCTTTTCACCAAGACTTGGTGCAAAGGGGAAAATGGATGGTGGCCTGGAGTATTGGCAAGGGTTCTACCAAAGCCTACGACCAACTCAAATGGGGCTGTCACTAAATATTG ataTATCAGCAAGGGCATTCTTTGACCCCATCCTGGTGACGGAGTTTATTCAACAGTATCTTCATATTGGAGATCTGTCCAAGCCCTTATCTGACCAAGACTGTAAAAAA ATTCTGAAGGTCTTGAAAGGTGTGACTGTGAAAACGACTCACCTAAATAATGTCATGAGCAAAAAGATAGTTCGTCTATCTCAACAACCAATTGGTGAACTGAT GTTCACGTGTGATGACGGTGTTCAAAAGAAGTATGTGGTCCAATACTACTTAGAAAGGTACTGTATCACACTTAGGTATCCTTCCTTACCTGCAATGCAGTATGGAAGTGATTCCAAGCCTATTTATCTGCCATTGGAG CTGTGCAAAATCGTGGAGGGGCAGAGGTATACGAAGAAGTTGAATGAGAGGCAGGTAACCTCTCTTTTGATGGCTACCTGTCAAAGACCCGTGCATAGGGAACAGAACATTAGACAG ATGGTCAGGCAAAACGATTACAACAATGACAAATTCGTGAATGAATTTGGGTTGCATATACAGCCTGAACCTACAGTGGTTGAAGCAAGACTTCTTCCACCTCCCATG CTCAAGTATAATGGGTCACAAGAGGCTCCAAGTGTGGGGCAATGGAATATGTTGAACAAG AGAATGTATAACGGGGCCAAGATAGATTTCTGGACCTGTGTCAACTTCTcaaaaataaaccaaaatcagGTCGGCCAGTTCTGTTGGGACTTGGTGCAAATGTGCATAAGTAAAGGGCTG AGTTTCAATACTGAACCGCTGATTCCCATTCATTCAGCCAATTCTAACCACATTGAAAGGGCACTAACCAGCATCCACTCGCGGTGTAATGAGCAGCTCACAGAGAAGAAGGCAAACGGCAAACATCTTCAGTTGCTGCTTGTCATATTGCCAGAAATTTCTGGTTCATACG GGATCATTAAAAAGGTCTGTGAGACAGAATTGGGCATTGTCTCTCAATGCTGCCAGCCTAGGCAAGTTCTTAAGAGGACTTTGCCGTATCTTGAAAATCTCACTCTGAAGATTAACGTCAAG GCTGGAGGACGCAACACCGTGCTTGCGAGTGCGTTGGCGAGAAAATTGGATTTTGTCTCGGATATGCCCACCATCATCTTTGGCGCTGATGTCACTCATCCTGCTCCAGGAGAGGATTCAAGCTGTTCAATTGCAGCG GTGGTTGCTTCGATGGACTGGCCTGAGGTAACCACTTACAAAGGACTGGTCTCTGCTCAAAGGCATAGAGAGGAAATCATCAGTGACCTCTATAAAGAGGTTGATGATCCTATAAGAGGGAGAGTTAAAAGTGGGATGATCAg GGAGCTGTTGATTTCGTTTAGGCAGTCCACTGGTCATAAACCATTTAGAATAATATTCTACAG AGACGGTGTAAGCGATGGGCAATTCAGCCATGTTTTGCTCTATGAGGTTGATGCAATTCGGAAG GCATGTCTTTCTCTGGGAGAAAATTATCTACCGAGGATCACATTTGTGGTTGTGCAGAAGAGGCATCACACTCGCCTCTTCCCAATGACTCATGGAGACAGACATTCAACCGACCGGAGTGGAAATATTTTGCCAG GTACGGTGGTTGATACCAAGATTTGCCATGTAAGAGAGTTTGACTTCTTCCTATGCAGTCATTCGGGTATCCAG GGAACAAGCCGGCCAACACATTACCATGTGTTGTTTGATGAGAATAACTTCAGTGCAGATGCATTGCAAGGACTCACTAACAGCTTGTGTTACAC CTATGCAAGATGCACTAGATCGGTGTCTATAG TTCCTCCTGCTTACTATGCTCATCTTGCTGCATCGAGGGCACGCTATTATGTAGAAGGTGGTGTGGaaggagatggagatggagctGATGCTGAATCCACTAGTGTCAGAGTAAATACAAGGGAAGGGGATGCAGTTGTTCGGCCTTTGCCCAATGTTATGGATAATGTAAAGcaatttatgttttactgtTGA
- the LOC124942878 gene encoding mediator of RNA polymerase II transcription subunit 19a-like isoform X2 — protein sequence MDPDTKKFGRGPRELTGAVDLISHYKLLAHHEFFCKRSLPLSISDTHYLHTVVGDTEIRKGEGMQLHQLMGEAPYSKDANARIQPFDIDVLKEAFQLRETAPIELPPGEKGAPTIPGKSASESKDKEKKHKRHKDKDKSKDREHKKHKHRHKDRSKDKDKDKEKKKDRSGHHDMVGEHSKKHHDKKRKHDGDQDLADNHKRSKETLRTYQTHEGVLP from the exons ATGGATCCAGACACCAAGAAATTCGGAAGAG GGCCAAGAGAACTTACCGGGGCAGTGGATCTTATAAGTCACTACAAGTTATTGGCTCATCATGAGTTCTTCTGCAAGAGGTCACTTCCTTTATCGATTTCAGACACACACTACCTTCACACAGTGGTTGGAGACACAGAGATAAGGAAAGGGGAAGGAATGCAATTGCATCAGCTAATGGGAGAAGCACCTTACTCTAAAGATGCAAATGCCCGCATACAACCATTTGACATTGACGTTCTCAAAGAAGCTTTTCAACTGAGGGAAACTGCTCCAATTGAACTGCCTCCT GGAGAGAAAGGAGCTCCCACAATCCCTGGGAAATCTGCTAGCGAGTCCAAGGATAAGGAAAAGAAGCACAAAAGACATAAGGACAAGGATAAAAGTAAAGACAGAGAACATAAGAAGCATAAGCATCGCCATAAGGATCGAAGtaaagacaaagacaaagataaagagaaaaagaaagatagaAGTGGTCATCATGATATGGTTGGGGAACATTCCAAGAAACACCATGATAAG AAAAGGAAGCATGACGGAGATCAAGATCTCGCTGATAATCACAAGAGAAGCAAG GAAACATTACGAACATATCAGACTCATGAAGGGGTTTTACCTTGA
- the LOC124942878 gene encoding mediator of RNA polymerase II transcription subunit 19a-like isoform X1: MDPDTKKFGRGPRELTGAVDLISHYKLLAHHEFFCKRSLPLSISDTHYLHTVVGDTEIRKGEGMQLHQLMGEAPYSKDANARIQPFDIDVLKEAFQLRETAPIELPPGEKGAPTIPGKSASESKDKEKKHKRHKDKDKSKDREHKKHKHRHKDRSKDKDKDKEKKKDRSGHHDMVGEHSKKHHDKKRKHDGDQDLADNHKRSKHKSTKMDEVGIIKVAS, encoded by the exons ATGGATCCAGACACCAAGAAATTCGGAAGAG GGCCAAGAGAACTTACCGGGGCAGTGGATCTTATAAGTCACTACAAGTTATTGGCTCATCATGAGTTCTTCTGCAAGAGGTCACTTCCTTTATCGATTTCAGACACACACTACCTTCACACAGTGGTTGGAGACACAGAGATAAGGAAAGGGGAAGGAATGCAATTGCATCAGCTAATGGGAGAAGCACCTTACTCTAAAGATGCAAATGCCCGCATACAACCATTTGACATTGACGTTCTCAAAGAAGCTTTTCAACTGAGGGAAACTGCTCCAATTGAACTGCCTCCT GGAGAGAAAGGAGCTCCCACAATCCCTGGGAAATCTGCTAGCGAGTCCAAGGATAAGGAAAAGAAGCACAAAAGACATAAGGACAAGGATAAAAGTAAAGACAGAGAACATAAGAAGCATAAGCATCGCCATAAGGATCGAAGtaaagacaaagacaaagataaagagaaaaagaaagatagaAGTGGTCATCATGATATGGTTGGGGAACATTCCAAGAAACACCATGATAAG AAAAGGAAGCATGACGGAGATCAAGATCTCGCTGATAATCACAAGAGAAGCAAG CATAAGAGTACAAAGATGGACGAGGTGGGAATCATAAAAGTAGCAAGCTGA